TGTATTATCTTGGGCCGGTTGTTGTTCATCTTCATTAGCTGGGTTTGTACAAGCTGTTATACTGAATGCTAACACAACTAATAATATTAAAGTTATTAATAACTTTGATTTTTTCATACATATTATCTCCTTTAGGAATATATTTCTTACAATTATTATTAGTATAATCAAATTTAAAAATACACTTAGATTATATAACGAGATGAATGATATCCCCCACTTCTATAAGCGATCGGGTACCTATTTAAATAAACAGGTGATGTGTTATAATCACTCACCTCGTTGCAGTGGTGTGATGAAATTGCTATGCAATTTCTTCCGATACTTAAAGAGTAATACAAATGAATGTGTTAATTCAAACATTCATTGTGTGAATTGACACACATCAAATTATTTAAATTCATCTAAGGACCTTACAAGGGGATGTTTATACTTTGGCATGATATTTGCAATTGTTTAATAGTGATTATGCTTAGAGGAGGTATAAACTATGGGTAATATAATTAAAAGATGGCTTGAAAGGTTAGAAAGTGCTAACAAAGAGAATTTCGGTTCACAACCATTAGATTGCTGTACTGTAGGTAGGGATAAAAAAACTACTAAGTCTATGAATGCTTCAACCAAAAAAGCATCTAAATAACATAAAGGGAGTATTTATGATATCATAATACTCCCTATTTTGGTACTGATAAGGATTATAAGTATTATTGAAACAATTATAATTGATTGGAGTTGAATACAAAATGTATCAACAAGATTGGTTAATGAATCAAATTGATAGTATGATTCAAATTATTACTAAAATTTTATTCAAAAAGGAAGCAATATGCAATAATTTTCTAATAGAAATTAGTAATACAAAAATAAATTCATTACATCTTGAATTACAAGAAAAGTTAAATCAGCTAGACATAAACGAAGCAGAAAATACATTATTTGATCGTATAGAAACAAATGAAATGAGCTACTTAATTGTTGCTGTTAATTTTTATAAAAGTTTAAATAAATTAAGTGATGGACAATTAGAGAGAAGCAACTATTCCAGAGATGAGATTAGGGATGGTCTTGAAGAGATACTACAATTATTTGGGGTAGTGTTATGATAACGGAGCGATTATAATCGGAGGAAAAGATGTGTATGAATGAAAAAAGTATTATTTTATTAAAGTTAGCAAAGGGAGAACTTGATGCTATCAAATATATGATAGAAGAAGGATGGGATTGTA
The DNA window shown above is from Tissierella sp. Yu-01 and carries:
- a CDS encoding LDCC motif putative metal-binding protein is translated as MGNIIKRWLERLESANKENFGSQPLDCCTVGRDKKTTKSMNASTKKASK
- a CDS encoding DUF6483 family protein, giving the protein MYQQDWLMNQIDSMIQIITKILFKKEAICNNFLIEISNTKINSLHLELQEKLNQLDINEAENTLFDRIETNEMSYLIVAVNFYKSLNKLSDGQLERSNYSRDEIRDGLEEILQLFGVVL